A genomic stretch from Bordetella sp. N includes:
- a CDS encoding DASS family sodium-coupled anion symporter has translation MPSSAPSALPATKPKAAIPLGLVAGVIALIVVLLVPLPADLPVAGHRMLAILAFAVVVWITEAVSYEASAIIITALIAFLIGTSPNIQNPAVEYGTSAAISMALTGFANPALALVGGALFIAAAMTHTGLDRRIALLTLSKIGTSTRRVLIGCIAVTIILSLVVPSATARSAAVVPIMMGIITAFAVEKRSNVAAGIMIVVAQAVSIWNVGIQTAAAQNLLTIGFMDKMLGQRVTWADWLIAGAPWAIIMSVVLIVTILKLLPPEANEIAGGRESIDRLLAELGPMTGPQKRLMGVSILLLLAWATEGRLHRYDTTATTYFGLVLLMLPRFGVMTWKDVQSRIPWGTVIVFGVGISLGTTLLTTQAGKWLGEQVVLHTGLDSVGAVAVFAILAAFLIVVHLGFASATALTSAMLPILISVLTTLPGEFSRPGMTMLLGFTVSYGFLLPINAPQNMVCLGTDTFNARQFAKVGIVITIVGYLLMLLFAATYWRWLGWI, from the coding sequence ATGCCTTCATCCGCCCCCTCGGCGCTCCCCGCAACCAAGCCAAAAGCCGCCATCCCGCTGGGACTGGTGGCCGGCGTCATTGCCCTGATCGTGGTCCTGCTGGTCCCACTGCCGGCGGACCTGCCGGTGGCGGGCCACCGGATGCTGGCCATCCTGGCGTTCGCCGTCGTGGTGTGGATCACCGAAGCGGTGTCCTATGAGGCCAGCGCGATCATCATCACGGCGCTGATCGCCTTCCTGATAGGCACTTCGCCCAATATTCAAAACCCCGCGGTCGAATACGGCACCTCCGCCGCCATCAGCATGGCGCTGACCGGCTTCGCCAACCCGGCCCTGGCCCTGGTCGGCGGCGCGCTGTTCATCGCGGCGGCGATGACCCATACCGGCCTGGACCGCCGCATCGCCCTGCTGACCTTGTCCAAGATAGGCACCAGCACGCGGCGGGTCCTGATCGGCTGCATTGCCGTGACCATCATCCTGAGCCTGGTCGTCCCCAGCGCCACGGCCCGGAGCGCCGCGGTGGTGCCCATCATGATGGGCATCATCACCGCCTTCGCGGTGGAGAAGCGCTCCAACGTAGCCGCGGGCATCATGATCGTGGTGGCGCAGGCGGTCAGCATCTGGAACGTCGGCATCCAGACCGCCGCCGCGCAAAACCTGCTGACCATAGGTTTCATGGACAAGATGCTGGGCCAGCGCGTGACCTGGGCGGACTGGCTGATCGCCGGCGCGCCGTGGGCCATCATCATGTCCGTGGTGCTGATCGTCACCATCCTCAAGCTGTTGCCGCCGGAAGCCAACGAGATCGCGGGCGGACGCGAGAGCATCGACCGCCTGCTCGCCGAACTGGGCCCGATGACCGGCCCGCAGAAGCGCCTGATGGGCGTGTCCATCCTGCTGCTGCTGGCATGGGCCACCGAAGGACGGCTGCATCGCTATGACACCACGGCCACCACCTACTTCGGCCTGGTGCTGCTGATGCTGCCCCGCTTCGGCGTGATGACATGGAAAGACGTGCAATCGCGCATCCCATGGGGCACGGTGATCGTCTTCGGCGTGGGGATCAGCCTGGGCACGACCTTGTTGACCACCCAGGCCGGCAAATGGCTGGGCGAACAGGTGGTCTTGCACACCGGCCTGGACAGCGTGGGCGCGGTGGCGGTGTTCGCCATCCTGGCCGCTTTCCTGATCGTGGTTCACCTGGGCTTCGCCAGCGCCACCGCGCTGACGTCGGCCATGCTGCCCATACTTATCTCCGTGCTGACCACCCTGCCAGGGGAATTCAGCCGGCCCGGCATGACCATGCTGCTCGGTTTCACCGTCAGCTATGGCTTTCTGCTTCCCATCAACGCGCCCCAAAACATGGTGTGCCTGGGGACGGATACCTTCAACGCAAGGCAGTTCGCCAAAGTCGGCATCGTGATCACCATCGTGGGTTACTTGCTGATGCTTCTGTTCGCCGCGACCTATTGGCGCTGGCTGGGCTGGATCTGA
- the hemF gene encoding oxygen-dependent coproporphyrinogen oxidase encodes MDTEAVKTYFLELQHRIVSALEGFDGKAFMVDPWHRPATDPLCGHGRSCVIEDGDFFERGGVNFSHVQGDTLPRAIVDQRPGLKGRGFEAMGVSLVLHPRNPYCPTVHMNVRLFVATGGAVDQAPVYWFGGGMDLTPVYGNENDARHFHATCRDALEPFGDDLYPSFKTWCDDYFYLPHRNEARGIGGVFFDDFNDLGFQQDFAMTRAVGDAFLAAYLPIVTVRRHMPYGERERDFQQFRRGRYVEFNLIIDRGTLFGLQSRGRTESILMSMPPIAKWRYDWRPEAHSEEARLTEVFLPRRDWLASTPVAAQPPQSRSAPESSRKAILRHSTAGLPS; translated from the coding sequence ATCGACACCGAAGCCGTCAAAACCTATTTCCTGGAACTGCAACATCGCATCGTCTCCGCGCTGGAGGGCTTTGACGGCAAGGCCTTCATGGTCGATCCCTGGCACCGGCCGGCCACCGACCCCCTGTGCGGCCACGGCCGCAGCTGCGTCATCGAGGACGGCGATTTCTTTGAACGCGGCGGGGTCAATTTCTCGCACGTGCAGGGCGACACCCTGCCGCGCGCCATCGTCGACCAGCGCCCCGGCTTGAAGGGCCGCGGCTTCGAGGCCATGGGCGTGTCCCTGGTCCTGCACCCGCGCAACCCCTATTGCCCCACGGTCCACATGAACGTGCGCCTGTTCGTCGCCACCGGCGGCGCTGTGGATCAGGCGCCGGTGTACTGGTTCGGCGGCGGCATGGACCTGACGCCGGTCTACGGCAACGAGAACGACGCGCGCCATTTCCACGCCACCTGCCGCGACGCCCTGGAGCCCTTCGGCGACGATCTCTATCCCAGCTTCAAGACCTGGTGCGATGACTACTTCTACCTGCCCCATCGCAATGAGGCGCGGGGCATCGGCGGCGTCTTCTTCGACGATTTCAACGACCTTGGCTTCCAGCAGGACTTCGCCATGACCCGCGCGGTGGGCGATGCCTTCCTGGCCGCCTACCTGCCCATCGTCACCGTCCGCCGGCACATGCCTTATGGCGAACGCGAACGGGATTTCCAACAATTCCGGCGCGGCCGCTACGTGGAATTCAACCTGATCATCGACCGCGGCACCCTGTTCGGCCTGCAAAGCCGCGGGCGCACCGAATCGATCCTGATGTCCATGCCACCCATCGCGAAGTGGCGCTATGATTGGCGCCCAGAGGCCCACTCGGAAGAAGCACGCTTGACGGAAGTCTTCCTGCCGCGGCGCGACTGGCTCGCCAGCACGCCCGTCGCCGCCCAGCCGCCGCAATCCCGGTCCGCCCCTGAGTCGTCACGCAAGGCCATTCTTCGCCATTCCACCGCTGGGCTGCCGTCTTGA
- a CDS encoding glucan biosynthesis protein: MHRRKLLKAFTALTAATGLPAGALFAASAYAQDPSKPGTGAKFDFKQLQTRARDLAGETFIDGRQKLPETLSKMTPQQFNAIQYDPKHSLWQDVHGKLDVQFFHVGMDFRQPVRMHAIDPKTSVVREVPFRPELFNYADSGVDVSQLKGDLGFSGLKVFKAPNIAKYDIVSFLGASYFRAVDNTGQYGLSARGLAINTYAGVPEEFPHFTEFWFETPTANATRFVLYALLDSLSATGAYRFEIDCLADRVVMDIDSYIYARRDIKQLGITPMTSMFSCGGYERRMCDTIHPNIHDSDRLSMWRGDGEWVCRPLNNPERIAFSTFQDENPRGFGLVQSNHDFATYQDTVDWYSRRPSLWVEPTTQWGKGTVDLMELPTTGETLDNIVAFWNPQEPVKAGAELRFGYKLHWAALPPVKPTLAQVLATRSGMGGFLEGWAPGEHYPDKWARRFAVDFVGGPLQGMDKNERLESVVTVSHGEAREQQIFALHPAVEGFRAMFDWYPTSDSVDPVEMRMFIRRIKDKKVLSETWLYQYFPPAPDKRKYPA; this comes from the coding sequence ATGCATCGTAGAAAATTGCTGAAGGCCTTCACGGCCTTGACCGCCGCCACCGGCTTGCCCGCCGGCGCGCTATTCGCCGCTTCCGCCTACGCACAGGACCCCAGCAAACCAGGGACAGGCGCGAAATTCGATTTCAAGCAACTGCAGACGCGCGCGCGCGACCTGGCTGGCGAGACCTTCATCGACGGCCGCCAGAAACTGCCCGAGACGTTGTCCAAGATGACGCCGCAGCAGTTCAATGCCATCCAGTACGACCCCAAGCATTCCCTGTGGCAGGACGTGCACGGCAAGCTCGACGTGCAGTTTTTCCACGTCGGCATGGATTTCCGCCAGCCGGTGCGCATGCACGCCATCGATCCCAAGACCTCGGTGGTACGGGAAGTGCCGTTCCGGCCGGAGCTGTTCAACTACGCCGACAGCGGCGTGGACGTCAGCCAGCTCAAGGGCGACCTGGGTTTTTCGGGCCTGAAAGTGTTCAAGGCGCCGAACATCGCCAAGTACGACATCGTGTCCTTCCTGGGCGCCAGCTATTTCCGCGCGGTGGACAACACCGGGCAATACGGCCTGTCGGCGCGCGGCCTGGCGATCAACACCTACGCCGGCGTGCCCGAGGAATTCCCTCATTTCACCGAGTTCTGGTTCGAGACGCCGACGGCCAACGCCACCCGCTTCGTGCTGTACGCCTTGCTCGATTCGCTGAGCGCCACGGGCGCCTACCGCTTCGAGATCGATTGCCTGGCGGACCGCGTGGTGATGGACATCGACTCGTATATCTACGCGCGGCGCGACATCAAGCAACTGGGCATCACGCCGATGACCAGTATGTTCAGCTGCGGCGGCTATGAACGCCGCATGTGCGACACCATCCACCCCAACATCCATGATTCCGACCGCCTGTCGATGTGGCGCGGGGATGGCGAGTGGGTCTGCCGCCCCTTGAACAATCCCGAGCGCATCGCCTTCAGCACCTTCCAGGACGAAAACCCGCGCGGCTTCGGCCTGGTCCAGAGCAATCATGACTTCGCCACGTACCAGGACACCGTGGACTGGTACAGCCGTCGGCCCAGCCTGTGGGTGGAGCCCACCACGCAGTGGGGCAAGGGCACCGTGGACCTGATGGAGCTGCCCACCACGGGCGAGACCCTGGACAACATCGTGGCCTTCTGGAATCCGCAGGAGCCGGTCAAGGCGGGCGCGGAACTGCGCTTCGGCTACAAGCTGCACTGGGCCGCGCTGCCGCCGGTCAAGCCGACCCTGGCGCAAGTGCTGGCCACGCGGTCCGGCATGGGCGGTTTCCTGGAAGGCTGGGCGCCGGGCGAGCACTATCCCGACAAATGGGCGCGCCGCTTCGCCGTCGACTTCGTGGGCGGGCCCTTGCAAGGCATGGACAAGAACGAGCGTCTGGAGTCCGTGGTGACCGTCAGCCACGGCGAAGCCCGTGAGCAACAGATCTTCGCCTTGCATCCCGCCGTCGAGGGCTTCCGCGCGATGTTCGACTGGTATCCGACCAGCGATAGCGTCGATCCGGTCGAAATGCGCATGTTCATCCGCCGCATCAAGGACAAGAAGGTCTTGAGCGAAACCTGGCTGTATCAGTACTTCCCGCCGGCGCCGGACAAGCGCAAGTACCCGGCGTAA
- a CDS encoding ATP-binding cassette domain-containing protein — translation MTLLEVRDLARSFGGVRAVDAISFDLHAGEMLALIGPNGAGKSTTFNMIGGQLRPSAGQVRLDGRAITGLPPRAIARLGVGRTFQVAATFAAMTVLENVQMALLAHDRKVFRGWRPARAARPDDALALLEQVGMRAQAARPCSELAYGDVKRVELAMALAGAPRLLLMDEPTAGMAPAERHALMALTQRLVRERDMAVLFTEHSMDVVFAHADRLLVLAGGKLIAQGTPAQVRDDAQAQAVYFGSGTTFKEGAPDGDAGAAVQASQDDVAENPDRRDVSNNAPGRAHVTGSVAPLLRVRDLHGGYGAARVLFGIDLEVRRGEVVALMGRNGAGKSTTIKTLMGLLPASQGKVDFMGQDISRQAAHRIARLGLGYVPEERRIFTDLTVAENLALARQAPRHWPDGTAGPGWDAEQLYARFPHLASLRDRAGGQMSGGEQQMLTVARTLMGNPYLVLLDEPSEGVAPVVVEQMVAMILTLKDQGVSVLLSEQNLHFAALVADRAYVLDQGRIRYEGAMQQLAGDEQARRTWLGI, via the coding sequence ATGACGCTGCTGGAAGTGAGGGACCTGGCGCGCTCGTTCGGCGGAGTGCGCGCGGTCGACGCGATCAGCTTCGACCTGCACGCGGGGGAGATGCTGGCCCTCATCGGCCCCAATGGGGCGGGCAAGTCGACCACCTTCAACATGATCGGCGGCCAGTTGCGCCCCTCGGCGGGGCAGGTGCGGCTGGATGGCCGCGCCATCACCGGCTTGCCGCCCCGCGCGATCGCGCGTCTGGGCGTGGGGCGCACGTTTCAGGTGGCGGCCACGTTCGCCGCCATGACGGTACTGGAAAACGTGCAGATGGCCTTGCTGGCGCACGATCGCAAGGTCTTCCGCGGTTGGCGGCCGGCCCGCGCGGCGCGCCCTGACGACGCCCTGGCCTTGCTGGAGCAGGTGGGCATGCGGGCCCAGGCCGCGCGCCCTTGCAGCGAGCTGGCGTATGGCGACGTCAAGCGGGTGGAGCTGGCCATGGCCCTGGCCGGCGCGCCGCGCCTGCTGCTGATGGATGAACCGACGGCCGGCATGGCGCCGGCCGAACGCCATGCCTTGATGGCGTTGACGCAAAGACTGGTGCGCGAACGCGATATGGCCGTGCTGTTCACCGAACACAGCATGGATGTCGTGTTCGCCCATGCCGACCGTTTGCTGGTGCTGGCCGGCGGCAAGCTGATCGCGCAGGGCACGCCGGCACAGGTGCGGGATGATGCGCAGGCGCAGGCGGTGTACTTCGGCAGCGGGACGACTTTCAAGGAAGGGGCGCCGGACGGCGACGCGGGGGCAGCGGTGCAGGCCTCACAGGATGATGTGGCCGAAAACCCCGACCGGCGGGATGTCTCCAACAACGCGCCGGGTCGCGCGCACGTGACTGGCTCGGTCGCCCCGCTGCTGCGGGTGCGCGACCTGCATGGCGGCTATGGCGCGGCGCGGGTGCTGTTTGGCATCGATCTGGAGGTCCGCCGGGGTGAAGTCGTGGCCCTGATGGGACGCAATGGCGCCGGCAAATCCACCACCATCAAGACCCTGATGGGACTGCTGCCCGCCAGCCAGGGCAAGGTCGACTTCATGGGCCAGGACATCAGCAGGCAGGCCGCGCATCGGATCGCCCGTCTGGGCCTGGGCTACGTGCCGGAAGAACGCCGCATCTTCACCGACCTCACGGTCGCGGAGAATCTGGCCCTGGCCCGGCAGGCGCCGCGCCATTGGCCCGACGGCACGGCCGGGCCCGGCTGGGACGCGGAGCAGCTGTATGCCCGCTTTCCCCATCTGGCGTCGCTGCGCGATCGCGCGGGCGGGCAGATGAGCGGGGGCGAGCAACAGATGCTGACGGTGGCCCGCACGCTCATGGGCAACCCATATCTGGTGCTGCTGGACGAACCGTCGGAAGGCGTGGCGCCGGTGGTGGTCGAGCAGATGGTCGCCATGATCCTGACCCTCAAGGACCAGGGGGTCAGCGTGCTGCTGTCGGAGCAGAACCTGCATTTCGCCGCCCTGGTCGCGGACCGGGCGTATGTCCTGGACCAGGGCCGTATCCGCTACGAAGGGGCTATGCAGCAACTGGCCGGCGACGAACAGGCGCGCCGGACCTGGCTGGGCATTTGA
- a CDS encoding ABC transporter permease, translating to MDLTGFLAQLLNGLAEASSLFLVAAGLSLIFGVTRIVNFAHGSLYMVGLYLAYSIVERIGATPLGFWTGVLLAALAVGAVGALLEVVLLRRIYRAPELFQLLATFALVLIINDATLWLWGPEDLLGRRAPGLTGAIPLLGRLYPVYNLVLIALGPLVLLLLWLLLTRTRWGTLVRAATQDREMLGALGINQAWLFTGVFALGAMLAGLGGAVQLPREAASLGLDLRAIGEAFVIVVVGGMGSIPGAYAAALLIAEIKALCIGLGTVNVAGVALVFPKMTLVAEFAVMALVLVFRPWGLFGRPQGATRNLAPPEAPLQPATPLVKGLALAILLVLAVLPLLTAWFPYAPVLALDVLIAALYALSLHFIMGPAGMHSFGHAAYFGLGAYGAALLVKAAALPMPLALALAPLVAGLGALLFGWFCVRLSGVYLAMLTLAFAQIVWSVVFQWDGFTGGSNGIVGVWPADFLAGDAYYYLTLVLVAGSTVVLRRLLFSPFGLAMRAGRDSPLRAEAAGIAVKRVQWTAFVVAGTFAGLAGALAAFSKGSIGPDMTGIGKSVDALVMVLLGGVQTLAGPLTGAAVYTVLQDMAIRATDYWRALLGLAILLLVLAFPRGIAGYATRLTGAARGKKGVEATP from the coding sequence ATGGATCTGACGGGATTCCTGGCGCAGTTGCTCAATGGCCTGGCCGAAGCTTCCTCGCTGTTCCTCGTCGCCGCGGGCCTGTCGCTGATCTTCGGCGTCACCCGCATCGTCAACTTCGCGCACGGATCGCTCTATATGGTGGGCCTGTACCTGGCCTACTCCATCGTCGAGCGCATCGGCGCGACTCCGCTGGGCTTCTGGACCGGCGTGCTGCTGGCCGCGCTGGCCGTGGGCGCGGTGGGCGCCCTGCTGGAAGTGGTCCTGCTGCGGCGGATCTATCGGGCACCCGAGCTGTTCCAGTTGCTGGCGACGTTCGCCCTGGTGTTGATCATCAATGACGCAACCTTGTGGCTCTGGGGACCGGAGGATCTGCTGGGCCGCCGCGCGCCGGGCCTGACCGGCGCCATCCCGCTGCTGGGCCGTCTCTACCCCGTCTACAACCTGGTACTGATCGCGCTGGGGCCGCTGGTCCTGCTGCTGCTGTGGCTGCTGCTGACCCGTACGCGCTGGGGCACCCTGGTCCGCGCCGCGACCCAGGACCGCGAGATGCTGGGCGCGCTGGGTATCAACCAGGCCTGGCTGTTTACCGGCGTCTTCGCGCTGGGCGCCATGCTGGCAGGGCTGGGCGGCGCGGTGCAACTCCCGCGCGAGGCCGCCAGCCTGGGGCTGGACCTGCGCGCGATCGGCGAAGCCTTCGTCATCGTGGTGGTAGGCGGCATGGGGTCGATTCCCGGCGCCTATGCCGCCGCGCTGCTGATCGCGGAGATCAAGGCCTTGTGCATCGGGCTGGGCACGGTCAACGTGGCGGGCGTGGCCCTGGTCTTTCCCAAGATGACGCTGGTCGCGGAATTCGCGGTGATGGCGCTGGTGCTGGTCTTCCGGCCCTGGGGCCTGTTCGGCCGGCCTCAGGGGGCCACGCGCAACCTGGCGCCACCGGAGGCACCTTTGCAGCCGGCCACGCCGCTGGTCAAGGGATTGGCCCTGGCCATCCTGCTGGTCCTGGCCGTGCTGCCGCTGTTGACAGCCTGGTTTCCGTACGCGCCGGTGCTGGCCCTGGACGTGTTGATCGCGGCCCTCTATGCCTTGAGCCTGCACTTCATCATGGGGCCCGCGGGGATGCATTCCTTCGGCCATGCCGCGTATTTCGGTCTGGGCGCTTACGGCGCGGCCTTGCTGGTCAAGGCGGCCGCCCTGCCCATGCCCTTGGCCCTGGCGCTGGCGCCCCTGGTCGCCGGCCTGGGCGCGCTGCTGTTCGGCTGGTTCTGCGTGCGCCTGTCTGGCGTATACCTGGCCATGCTGACCCTGGCTTTCGCCCAGATCGTCTGGTCCGTGGTGTTCCAGTGGGATGGTTTCACGGGTGGCTCGAACGGCATCGTCGGCGTCTGGCCCGCTGATTTCCTGGCCGGTGACGCGTATTACTACCTGACCCTGGTCCTGGTGGCCGGCAGCACCGTGGTGCTGCGGCGCCTGCTGTTCTCGCCCTTCGGCCTGGCCATGCGCGCCGGCCGCGATTCGCCGCTGCGGGCCGAAGCTGCCGGCATCGCCGTCAAGCGCGTGCAGTGGACGGCCTTCGTGGTGGCTGGCACGTTTGCCGGCCTGGCTGGCGCGCTGGCGGCTTTCTCCAAGGGCAGCATCGGCCCCGACATGACAGGCATAGGCAAGTCGGTCGATGCGCTGGTGATGGTGCTGCTGGGCGGCGTGCAGACGCTCGCCGGACCGCTGACGGGCGCGGCGGTCTACACGGTGCTGCAGGACATGGCGATCCGCGCGACGGATTACTGGCGCGCCTTGCTGGGACTGGCGATCCTGCTGCTGGTGCTGGCCTTTCCGCGGGGCATCGCCGGCTACGCGACGCGCCTGACGGGCGCCGCGCGTGGCAAGAAAGGCGTGGAGGCCACGCCATGA
- a CDS encoding superoxide dismutase has product MSYTLPKLPYAYDALEPNIDAQTMEIHYTKHHQTYINNVNAALEGAGLPFPPVEELVAGIDKLPEAVRGAVRNNGGGHANHSLFWTVMSPKGGGKPSGKLAAAIDADVGGFDAFKEAFTKAAISRFGSGWAWLSVTPQKKLVVESTGNQDSPLMTGNTPVLGLDVWEHAYYLKYQNRRPEYINAFYNVVDWNEVARRYEEAVK; this is encoded by the coding sequence ATGTCCTATACCTTGCCCAAGCTGCCCTACGCCTACGATGCGCTGGAACCGAACATCGACGCGCAGACCATGGAGATCCACTACACCAAGCACCACCAGACCTACATCAACAACGTGAATGCCGCGCTGGAGGGCGCGGGTCTGCCCTTTCCGCCCGTTGAAGAGCTGGTGGCCGGCATCGACAAGCTGCCGGAAGCCGTGCGTGGCGCGGTCCGCAACAATGGCGGCGGCCATGCCAACCACAGCCTGTTCTGGACGGTGATGTCGCCCAAGGGCGGCGGCAAGCCTTCGGGCAAGCTGGCGGCTGCCATCGACGCCGACGTCGGCGGTTTCGATGCCTTCAAGGAAGCCTTCACCAAGGCCGCCATTTCGCGCTTCGGCAGCGGCTGGGCCTGGCTCAGCGTGACGCCGCAGAAGAAGCTGGTGGTGGAAAGCACCGGCAACCAGGACAGCCCGCTGATGACCGGCAACACGCCGGTGCTGGGCCTGGACGTGTGGGAACACGCGTACTACCTGAAGTACCAGAACCGTCGTCCTGAATACATCAACGCGTTCTACAACGTGGTTGACTGGAACGAAGTCGCCCGTAGATACGAAGAAGCCGTGAAGTAG
- a CDS encoding metallophosphoesterase codes for MRLQLLSDLHLEHNHDFVATPAPGADLLILAGDIGSCRGSEPADMDTHDFALRQFSPRNGWPTPVLYLPGNHEYDRVDFDAVHARLRALCDELDIQWLERETLVVDGVRFVGTTLWADFDALATPRDTMKQVLDKRGKAFRAADFYLAKAATERDGQPFMAEQMRAQALACQEWLRAALAQPFDGTTVAVTHFAPTLASADPRYGVTPGTAGFCNSLDELLPQADLWLHGHLHCAFDYVKDGCRVVANPLGYEDKGEQVGFQPHCLIEIPAS; via the coding sequence ATGCGCCTGCAACTCCTGTCCGACCTGCATCTGGAACATAACCACGACTTCGTGGCCACGCCCGCGCCGGGCGCGGACCTGTTGATACTCGCCGGCGATATCGGTTCCTGTCGGGGCAGCGAGCCGGCGGACATGGACACCCACGATTTCGCCCTGCGCCAGTTTTCGCCGCGGAACGGATGGCCAACGCCGGTGCTGTATCTGCCAGGCAATCATGAGTACGACCGGGTCGATTTCGATGCCGTCCATGCGCGCCTGCGCGCGCTGTGCGACGAGCTGGACATTCAATGGCTGGAACGCGAGACCCTGGTCGTGGACGGCGTGCGCTTCGTCGGCACTACCCTTTGGGCGGATTTCGACGCCCTGGCCACGCCCCGGGACACCATGAAGCAGGTGCTCGACAAACGCGGCAAGGCTTTTCGCGCGGCCGACTTCTACCTGGCCAAGGCCGCCACCGAGCGTGACGGCCAGCCCTTCATGGCCGAACAGATGCGCGCGCAGGCCCTGGCCTGCCAGGAATGGTTGCGTGCCGCCCTGGCGCAGCCGTTCGACGGCACCACCGTCGCCGTGACGCATTTCGCGCCCACGCTGGCCAGCGCCGACCCCCGCTATGGCGTGACGCCGGGCACCGCCGGCTTCTGCAACAGCCTGGACGAATTGCTGCCGCAGGCCGATCTGTGGCTGCACGGCCATCTGCATTGCGCCTTCGACTATGTGAAGGACGGCTGCCGCGTGGTCGCCAATCCGCTGGGCTATGAGGACAAGGGCGAGCAGGTGGGTTTCCAACCGCATTGCCTGATCGAAATTCCGGCCTCTTAG
- a CDS encoding tripartite tricarboxylate transporter substrate binding protein, protein MRSFLLNGGRALLAAVAMTTAHTALAAEFPDKPITLIVGSAPGGSNDVFARMLARRLGDSMKATIVVENKPSGGGILANVLVAKAPADGYTLAVVSSTFTTGAAVRDNLGYDPIKSFTHVAMLAKGPLLLTVGKDSQFKDVQSLVAYAKQHPDKLNYGSSGTGSINQFASEIFCEAAGIKMTHVPYKGMGPATNDLMGGQIQMLVASAPSILGQVKGGAVRALGVTAAEKSPIAPDLPALEQVGYKGSAVDLWWGVIGPANMPKPVTDKLNAAINVALKSPEMKEFFLKEGAEPAPESPAQFGTFVSEELTRWKQIAQAKGIKAD, encoded by the coding sequence ATGCGATCGTTCCTGCTGAACGGTGGCCGCGCCTTGCTGGCCGCCGTGGCAATGACCACGGCCCACACGGCACTGGCCGCGGAGTTCCCCGACAAACCCATCACCTTGATCGTCGGCAGTGCTCCAGGTGGATCGAACGATGTTTTCGCGCGCATGCTCGCCAGGCGGCTGGGCGATTCGATGAAGGCCACCATCGTGGTGGAGAACAAGCCCTCCGGCGGCGGCATTCTTGCCAACGTGCTGGTGGCCAAGGCGCCGGCTGACGGCTACACCCTGGCGGTGGTCTCGTCGACCTTCACCACCGGCGCCGCGGTGCGCGACAACCTTGGCTACGACCCGATCAAGAGCTTCACCCACGTCGCCATGCTGGCCAAGGGGCCGCTGCTGCTGACCGTGGGCAAGGACTCGCAGTTCAAGGACGTCCAGTCGCTGGTGGCCTATGCCAAGCAGCATCCGGACAAGCTGAATTACGGCTCGTCGGGGACGGGCAGCATCAACCAGTTCGCGTCGGAAATCTTCTGCGAAGCGGCCGGCATCAAGATGACGCACGTGCCCTACAAGGGCATGGGCCCGGCCACCAACGACCTGATGGGCGGGCAGATCCAGATGCTGGTCGCCAGCGCGCCTTCCATCCTGGGCCAGGTCAAGGGCGGCGCGGTGCGCGCGCTGGGCGTGACGGCGGCCGAGAAGTCGCCCATCGCGCCGGATCTGCCCGCGCTGGAGCAGGTCGGCTACAAAGGCAGTGCCGTGGACCTGTGGTGGGGCGTGATCGGCCCGGCCAATATGCCCAAGCCGGTGACCGACAAGCTCAACGCGGCCATCAACGTCGCCTTGAAGTCGCCCGAGATGAAGGAATTCTTCCTGAAGGAAGGCGCCGAGCCCGCGCCTGAGTCGCCCGCGCAATTCGGCACTTTCGTTTCCGAAGAGCTGACGCGCTGGAAGCAGATCGCGCAGGCCAAGGGCATCAAGGCGGACTGA